Sequence from the Qipengyuania pelagi genome:
GGGCGATCTGCGCGCCGTGCCTTGCGAAACCGCCGAAGCATGACGGCATCGCGGCAGCGACGCTCTACAACGACGTGTCGCGCAAGCTCGTGCTGGCGCTCAAGCACGGGGGGCGGATCGCGCTCGCGCCCATGCTGGCGCGGTTGATGGCGGCGAGATTGCGGCCATCGTCAACCGAACGCCTGATAATTCCCGTTCCGCTCCATCGCTGGCGCCTGTGGCAGCGCGGCTTCAATCAGGCCGGATTGCTGGCGCGTGAGATCGCGCGGCTCGGCCATGGACGGCTGATGGTCGACGGGCTGATCCGCACCCGGCGCACCCCGTCTCTGGGCGGGATGGGGGCGAAGGCGCGGCGTCGGGTTCTGACCGGAGCCGTGACGGTCAATCCGCGTTACGCAGCTGCCTTGCGCGGGCGCCACGTCATCCTGG
This genomic interval carries:
- a CDS encoding ComF family protein; this encodes MSPRALLADTLSPLVDLVYPPRCPACGAGLARQVGLCAECWDQLVIPSAPSCGTCQRPFGESGPDDGAICAPCLAKPPKHDGIAAATLYNDVSRKLVLALKHGGRIALAPMLARLMAARLRPSSTERLIIPVPLHRWRLWQRGFNQAGLLAREIARLGHGRLMVDGLIRTRRTPSLGGMGAKARRRVLTGAVTVNPRYAAALRGRHVILVDDVLTSGATSSVCVAALKKAGATSVTICCFARVLDEAIDLRAPPERETPGSTKDPGAT